ACGACTCACGCGACCCCGTCGACGCGATCGCGGACGCCCTCGCGCGCCTGCGTGCCAAGCGGATGCCACGGCCGCCCTGGGCGGGAGGCCCGCAGCCGCTGCGCGGACCGCTGCCCCACGTCGGTCACGGCCACGGCGGGCCGCACGGCGGCTTCGGTCACGGCCGCGGTCACACCGGGCCCGGCGGGCGGCTCGGCGGCCCGGCACGGATGCGCCTGCTCGAGGCCCTCGCTTCGGCGCCTGGACCGCTCGCCGTGGGCGAGATCGCCGACGCGGTCGGCGTCGACCAGCCGCGTGCATCGCGCCTGGTGCAGCAGGCCGTGGAGATGGGCCTGGTCGCACGTGAAGCCGACCCCGAGGACGCCCGCCGGACGCGGGTGGCTCTCACCGACGCCGGACGCGAGGCCGTCCGGGGCCTCCGCGGCGAAAGGCGGGAGTCGGTGGCCGCGGCGCTCGAGTCGTTCACCGATGACGAACGGCGCGAACTCGCGCGTCTCCTCGGGAAACTCGCCGACGGCTGGCCCGCCTGATCCGCGGCCGTGCACCGCTCGGCCGCCGGTGACGGCCCGTTCGCGGGTTACGTCGACCGGACACTCTCGGTACGGTGAGGGCAAGACCACCTGGCCGGAAGGTGCGACATGACCAGCGAATCACCGACCACCAAGGCGCCTCAGCCACAGCCTCACGGAGGGATCGTCGCCCCCTGGGTGATGTGGCCCGCCGCGATCGTCGTCGTGGCGTTCAGCGCGTTCTGTCTCATCGCGCCGAGCGCGGCCGAGGCGATGTTCGGCGCCATCCAGTCCACGATCGTCAACGCGTTCAACTGGTACTACGTGCTCATCGCGGTGTTCTTCGTCGCCTTCTGCCTCGTCGTCGGCTTCAGCAAGTACGGCG
This region of Microbacterium thalassium genomic DNA includes:
- a CDS encoding MarR family winged helix-turn-helix transcriptional regulator; its protein translation is MANDSRDPVDAIADALARLRAKRMPRPPWAGGPQPLRGPLPHVGHGHGGPHGGFGHGRGHTGPGGRLGGPARMRLLEALASAPGPLAVGEIADAVGVDQPRASRLVQQAVEMGLVAREADPEDARRTRVALTDAGREAVRGLRGERRESVAAALESFTDDERRELARLLGKLADGWPA